The nucleotide sequence GGTAAAAATGAAATAACGGCAAATACCAGCAGCAATTTAGCCCATTGACTAATTTCAAATTTTAAATCAAAAAATTCTGATGAATAGATATTTTTAGGACGCAATCTGTTTTTTTCCATAAGCCATTGTGCAGCAATAACAATCAAAGACATAATAGCGACGGCAAGAGGATATACCCAGCTTGTAGTTTGCATATATACAGGCAAAATGCACGCTGAAATAATAGGGATAAACGAAGATTTTGCAACAATCAAAGCTACTCCGGTAAACAAAAAACATATCAAAATCTGAAAAAACAAATGCACATGACTATATTTAACCGTAACAACTCCAATAATTGCAGACAAAGACATTAATAAAAAAATTCTTCTTTTATTTACATTCCAAGGTTGCTTTTCAGCTATCCATGCACCCGTCATAACAGCAGCAATTTCAGGAAATATTATTTCTTTTTGTCCGCTGATTTCAGCAAGCCAAAACATCACAAGCGTCATAAGAGCTGCGAACAAATATCTCTCTATCCGTATCCGAGTTAACAAGCTAGTATTCATAAGTCAATTATATAGCAGTAAGACTATATTTCAACACAGGCATCTTTATTTTGGCAACGAACCTTATAAAACTCATCTTTTATTTCCATAAAAGCATCGACAATATAAGGGTCAAATTGAGTTCCTCTGCCATCTTGTATAATTTGAACACATTTTTCTTGAGGAAAAGCATCTTTGTAGACACGTTTTGTACCCAAAGCATCATAGACATCAGCGATAGACATTATTCTTGCGGCAAGTGGGATTTCTTCCCCTTTTAAACATTCCGGATAACCGTTGCCATCCCAACGTTCGTGGTGATATCTGGCGATAACCGTTCCCATTTTAATAAATTCGTTATCTCCGAATTTTGAATAAACTTCTTCTAATGTATCAGCACCGATAGTCGTATGTTTTTTCATTTCTGCAAATTCTTCAGGCGTAAGCTTTCCGGGCTTCAACAAAATCAAATCCGAAATTCCGACTTTGCCAATATCATGAAGCGGGCTTGCGTGCACAATATTTCTAATAAATGTTTTGTCTATATACTTTGCATAAGGTGAATTGTGAGCTAACTTTTTAGCCAACAAAAAACAATATTTTTGAACTCTTTCGAGGTGCTTACCAGTATCATCATCTCTCGATTGAGCCAACTTTGCCAAGGAAAAAATTGTTTCCATTTGCGTATCAGAGATTTTTTTAACCTGTTCTTCAACTTTTTGTTCAAGTAACTTATTAGTTTCTTCAAGCTCAGTTTGCAAATCATGAATTTTCAAATGAGTAGCAACCCTGATTTTAACTTCCTCAGCCTTATAAGGTTTAGTGATATAGTCAACAGCACCTTGGGTAAATC is from Candidatus Gastranaerophilales bacterium and encodes:
- a CDS encoding response regulator → MKRILIVDDNETNLKILNLILTKAGYSVIALNDALQVLSVAISKVPDLILLDINMPDIDGFTLCELLKNEDVTKNVPVIFISALSEADDIVNGFTQGAVDYITKPYKAEEVKIRVATHLKIHDLQTELEETNKLLEQKVEEQVKKISDTQMETIFSLAKLAQSRDDDTGKHLERVQKYCFLLAKKLAHNSPYAKYIDKTFIRNIVHASPLHDIGKVGISDLILLKPGKLTPEEFAEMKKHTTIGADTLEEVYSKFGDNEFIKMGTVIARYHHERWDGNGYPECLKGEEIPLAARIMSIADVYDALGTKRVYKDAFPQEKCVQIIQDGRGTQFDPYIVDAFMEIKDEFYKVRCQNKDACVEI